A single region of the Nicotiana sylvestris chromosome 6, ASM39365v2, whole genome shotgun sequence genome encodes:
- the LOC138870777 gene encoding uncharacterized protein gives MPKTSTGVTLYSLVYGTDAVIPIEVGEPRLRYSNESGPNNDESRLQDLDEVEERRDTTHIRMIAQKQQAERYYNKKAKVRPLRVGDYILKAKTQAVKDPNGGKLGTNWDGPYKITATASKGAFQ, from the coding sequence ATGCCGAAAACTAGCACGGGTGTGACGCTGTATTCACTGGTCTACGGCACTGACGCAGTTATACCCATCGAAGTCGGGGAACCTAGACTGAGATACTCCAATGAGAGTGGAccaaacaatgatgaaagcagaTTACAAGACCTGGATGAGGTCGAAGAACGAAGGGATACGACACACATAAGGATGATAGCCCAAAAGCAACAAGCAGAAAGGTATtataacaagaaggccaaagtacgaCCACTCAGAGTCGGGGACTACATTCTAAAAGCCAAAACACAAGCAGTGAAAGACCCAAATGGAGGGAAATTGGGAACAAACTGGGATGGGCCATATAAAATCACAGCAACAGCAAGCAAAGGAGCGTTCCAAtga